Part of the Candidatus Methanogranum gryphiswaldense genome, TTGTTCACGGTAGGACCGGTTAATGTTGAAAACGAGGTCCTTCAGGCTATGACTAAACCGATGATCACGCATCGTTCAAAGGAGTACAAGGTCCTTCACGGTAATGTCATCGAGAAGATGAAGAAAGCACTGGATACGGATCAGGACATATTCTTGGTCGCAGGATCTGCAAGCATATTCCTCGAGGGTGCAATAAGGAACGGCGTACAGAACAAGTCTCTCGGAATAACCAATGGTTCATTTGGGAACAGGTCCATAGAGATCGCGGAACTCAATGGAAAAACCGTCGAAGAGATCCAGGTCCCTTGGGGGATGGCCATGAAACCCGAGAATATAGCAGGGAAGGTCACAAAGGATGTGGAAATGGTCCACTGGGTCAGCAACGAGTCCTCCACAGGAGTTTTCAGTAATTCCACTGCATTGGCCAAAGAGGTAAGGTCGCAGAATCCAGACGCATTGGTCATGGTGGATGCCGTTACATCAGCATTTGCAATGGACCTCAAAATGAAAGAGCTTCAACCAGACGCAATGATATTTGGAACCCAGAAAGCACTTGCATTACCTCCTGGACTTGCGATGATCGCGGTATCGGAGAGAATGATGATGAAATCCAAATCCGTCAAAAACAAAGGATTTTACACAGATCTTCAAAAGCTCAAGAAGCAGAATGATGAGAACTACGCCCTCACAACACCCCCCGTTTCCCTAATGTATGCA contains:
- a CDS encoding alanine--glyoxylate aminotransferase family protein; this encodes MSRKLFTVGPVNVENEVLQAMTKPMITHRSKEYKVLHGNVIEKMKKALDTDQDIFLVAGSASIFLEGAIRNGVQNKSLGITNGSFGNRSIEIAELNGKTVEEIQVPWGMAMKPENIAGKVTKDVEMVHWVSNESSTGVFSNSTALAKEVRSQNPDALVMVDAVTSAFAMDLKMKELQPDAMIFGTQKALALPPGLAMIAVSERMMMKSKSVKNKGFYTDLQKLKKQNDENYALTTPPVSLMYALDFQLDRILKEGMPARYRRHQEMADLVRTWSKKNLEGMFPEEGHQSNTIGVLNRGKLDFDAFHTKLKSKGYEISSGYGDVKDNTFRIGHMGDLTPKDVKELLSVMEETMGEI